Within Bacillus sp. FJAT-45350, the genomic segment TGAATAATATCTTCGTCAAACTTATTCCCACCTATTTTAATTGATTGACAAGATACAATTCCACCAAAGGAAATAATCGCAACCTCTGTCGTTCCCCCACCGATGTCTACTACTACATTAGCTATTGGTTCATCGACTGGCATTCCTGCCCCAATCGCTGCAGCAACAGGTTCCTCGATAATTTCTACATGCTTGGCTCCACTGTTTCGTACTGCATCTAAAATTGACCGTCGCTCCACAGATGTTGCTTTAGAAGGTGCACAAATCATCACATGTGGCTTACTAATTGTTGCACCTAATTTTTTTGTTGCTTTTTTTATCACATGTTTAAGCATCATCGTTGTAATATCAAAATCAGCAATAACCCCGTCTCGTAATGGATACACTGCGTATATGTTTCCAGGCGTTTTCCCGATCATTCTTTTAGCATCAATTCCAACAGCTAACACTTTATTCGTGTCTTTATTTAAGGCTACAACGGATGGTTCATTTAAAATAATACCTTTACCTTTACTATATACAAGGATATTTGCTGTACCTAAGTCTATTCCTAATTGTAACTTTGAGAACATTATTTCCACCTACTCTGTTATGTCATTTGCTAGACAATCTTAACAGTATGTGTAAGTTGGAAAACAGGTTCAATTAGCATAACTTCTATGTAATTTCGTGTTGAAATGTGTAATGAATTTACGTAAAGGAGGAAAATGGGCTGAGCGAAAGGGAAATTTATCAAAAAAAAGCTGATTACTAGTATAATCAGCCTATTTCTATAGTGCTTTTTCCTTTTTGGATAATAAATGTTTCTCAGTTTATAGAATCTTATGATTTTAATGTTTCTTCTTCTTTCACTATACTCTTCACTCCAGTATTACGCTTCAATTGAATGCTAATAATACCAATGACTAAAATAAGGAGAACCAAATAGATTGCGTATTGATGATTGAGTGAAATAACTCCAACTGAAAACAGCGATAAAGCAAATATGAATATAGTATTTCCAAGTAAGGTCCCTAAAATATAATCCTTTGGTTTAATATTGCTAATACCTGCGACAATATTAATCACACTTGATGGCATAACAGGAAACATACGACTTAAGAAGACTACGACAAAACCACTATCCTCTATTTTCTGTTTGAACTCTAAATGATCATATTTTTGTGCCCATGATTGGAGACCATACCTAGCAATGAAAAAGACAATCAATGAACCTATGACACTACCAACAACACTCCACATATAGCCATATACAAAACCAAATAACCAGATATTAAACATAGTTAAAACGAGAAATGGAATAAATGAAATTGCATTTTGTAAAACCATTAATGTCAATGTAATTAATAATACTCGTTTCCATTCATCCCCCATCAGCTTCTTTAAAGTAACCCAATCACCACTTTTAATAAGAGTTAACCATTCATTTTGACTGAAAAGGATGAAGGCGATCCCTATAAAAATAGAAATAAATATGAGAAGTTTATGCATAACTCTCTCCCTTTAGAGTGGATGAAGTATTTTCATATAAGAATTTGCTCCAAAAACTACTTTTTTGAATACACACTTTAATAATAACATAGTTCCTGCTTTTCCCATGCTGATAACACTTATTTATTTTGCCACTACTTTTTGAACATGCTCATCTAACAAAGTTTTTGTAAAATAAAGAACAAAAACCGCTAAGCGGTCATCTTTGAATAAGCTTTCACTTATCCATAGCTTAAGTATTCTTTAATTTCGCTAAGCCATGAAAAACAGCAAACGCTATTAGCGCTGCTGTAATTTAGGCTCGATGTATGTATTTACAAATAGTCTTTCTCCTTTTAGCCATTCCGCAAATAGTACTTGATCTGGCTTAAATACGCCATAGAAGCTAAGCTCACTTATTAACCAATCTTCATTAAATCCAGCTTGCTTTACATTGTCCCATAATACTTCCCCGTCAATTATCATTGTAATTGGAAGATTCACTTGCTGTGGAGGGATTTGTAGGTCACTTCTTGTTGGGTTTTCATAACCTGTTTTTCTTAGTACATTGACTGTTCCATTTGCTTCTAATATGGCGTACTCCACTTCCCTAATCGAAAAGACATCTTTATCACGCAGTAAATGCTGTAGCTGATTAATGTCGAGCTTATTTTTCTTTAATTGTTCTCTGTCAATTTTTCCATTTCTGATAATAATAGCTGGATTCCCTTCTAGAATCCCTCTTGTCTCTTTATACTTTTGTGTTAGCTTTTCCATGAAATAAATAAAAGCGCCCCATAACGTAATGGCGTATAGAACATAGTGAATCCCAATTTCTTTTGTATAAATGGCATTACCAATTAGCTCTCCTAGTACAAGTCCTGAAACAAAATCAAAGGGAGTTAGTTGTGTTATTTTTGTTTTCCCTAATAGCTTTGTTACGATTAGTAAACCGAAAAAGCCAACAATAAGTTCAATCGAAAGATAATAAAAGTTTGTATCCAAGTTGTATTCCTCACTTTTCCCACGTGCTTCTCCTATTTTTGACAAAAGCCCCCGAAGTTAATCATTAAATTTAATTCACTGATAGTTGTAACTCAAACACCATGGTTGTACTGTGGTAGAATAGTAAAGTATTAGACAACAACTTGAAAGACAAAGGAGTAATAAAGGATGATAACAAAGGAACCTCATCCATTCATACGCCTATTAGGTGCACTCTGCTATGTAACAACGATTTTATATTTAGTGGAACATTTCTATCCTAGCAATTTAATTGTAATTATATATAGTACGTTTGGAGCTATCTTGCTGGCATGTGCCTTTATTTTTATTTCAAATGTTAACCGATTCATTGTTTCAACCTTACTCATTGTCGGGAGCATATGCTTGTACATTGAGGGGATACCGATAAGTGTTGGAATGACTGGTTTTGGAGAAAATACGAATCTACTGTCTTTATTCTTGCTCATTCCGTTAATTGGTACATTTATGTCAACTGCAGGCTATCTTTCAGCATTAAAGGATAAGGTGCAAGAAAGAGAACAAAGAGGTAGTCAACACCCATACCGTCTAAGTTATTTTTTAACCGCATCAATTGGTGTTTTGTTAAATTACGGTTCAATGGCAATAGTTAAACGAATATCAGAGGAGAGCTTTACAGCCTATCGTGATAAACAACTAACCTTAAACATCATGAGAGCCTTTGGATTTTGTATGCTTTGGTCTCCATATTTTGTTAATGTTGGACTGATTCTTGTACTGTTTGATTTGTCGTGGTTTGATATAGGTCGATATGGCTTTTTCCTTGGGGCTATCTATTTAGTAGTATCGTGGCTTTTATTTAGAAGAATATCCTTTTCTGATGACCCAATTGTTGAGAATGTTAAACAAAAAGAGAGCTCTACAAAGCAACAATCACTGTTACCCTTTTTTACATTTAGTGTTGTTCTCATT encodes:
- a CDS encoding TVP38/TMEM64 family protein — its product is MHKLLIFISIFIGIAFILFSQNEWLTLIKSGDWVTLKKLMGDEWKRVLLITLTLMVLQNAISFIPFLVLTMFNIWLFGFVYGYMWSVVGSVIGSLIVFFIARYGLQSWAQKYDHLEFKQKIEDSGFVVVFLSRMFPVMPSSVINIVAGISNIKPKDYILGTLLGNTIFIFALSLFSVGVISLNHQYAIYLVLLILVIGIISIQLKRNTGVKSIVKEEETLKS
- a CDS encoding DUF421 domain-containing protein is translated as MDTNFYYLSIELIVGFFGLLIVTKLLGKTKITQLTPFDFVSGLVLGELIGNAIYTKEIGIHYVLYAITLWGAFIYFMEKLTQKYKETRGILEGNPAIIIRNGKIDREQLKKNKLDINQLQHLLRDKDVFSIREVEYAILEANGTVNVLRKTGYENPTRSDLQIPPQQVNLPITMIIDGEVLWDNVKQAGFNEDWLISELSFYGVFKPDQVLFAEWLKGERLFVNTYIEPKLQQR
- the mreBH gene encoding rod-share determining protein MreBH: MFSKLQLGIDLGTANILVYSKGKGIILNEPSVVALNKDTNKVLAVGIDAKRMIGKTPGNIYAVYPLRDGVIADFDITTMMLKHVIKKATKKLGATISKPHVMICAPSKATSVERRSILDAVRNSGAKHVEIIEEPVAAAIGAGMPVDEPIANVVVDIGGGTTEVAIISFGGIVSCQSIKIGGNKFDEDIIQFTRKKYNILIGNRTAEEIKIEIGHAPSTHEERTFEVRGRDLVSGLPKTLTLSSFEIQECMIESLSHILEAIKVTLEECPPELSGDIVDQGVILSGGGALLTGIQDWLSNEIDVPIHIAPEPLESVAIGTGKSLEMLSKLHKQIV